The Ruania alba genome window below encodes:
- a CDS encoding RNA polymerase sigma factor, whose amino-acid sequence MEESEAWQQALRGDGEAFGHVFDQHSDRVYRHACRLVDSRSDAEDVTAAAFLELWRLRRRVRLVNGSVLPWLLVTASNVARNQRRATRRYRALLDRLPRSPESIQPDDGISEDLLEGLRSLSTPDLHLLCLVVLEGYQVAEAAELLGLSATAARSRLHRARARVREVAHATQVAIEEGS is encoded by the coding sequence ATGGAGGAGTCGGAGGCCTGGCAGCAGGCCCTGCGCGGTGACGGCGAGGCATTCGGCCACGTCTTCGACCAGCACAGTGACCGGGTGTATCGGCACGCGTGCCGCCTGGTGGACTCCAGGAGCGACGCCGAGGACGTGACCGCTGCGGCCTTCCTCGAGCTGTGGCGACTCCGTCGCCGGGTGCGTCTGGTGAACGGGTCGGTGCTGCCGTGGCTGTTGGTCACCGCCTCGAACGTGGCGCGCAACCAGCGCCGCGCGACCCGGCGGTATCGCGCACTGCTGGACCGGCTACCCCGCTCCCCCGAGAGCATCCAGCCCGACGACGGCATCAGTGAGGACCTGCTGGAGGGCCTGCGGTCTCTGTCCACGCCCGACCTGCACCTGCTCTGCCTCGTCGTGCTCGAGGGCTACCAAGTCGCCGAGGCGGCTGAACTCCTCGGCCTGAGCGCCACGGCCGCCCGCAGCAGGCTGCACCGCGCCCGAGCACGGGTACGCGAGGTCGCGCACGCGACCCAGGTCGCAATCGAGGAGGGGTCATGA
- a CDS encoding carbohydrate ABC transporter permease yields the protein MTATTPPPVRPGQSAPTAPGGTASRRRRRTPWTLAIPAAAVLIPFLAVILARGLWMSTHGEQLTQPGSADDFVGLENFLRAFGDPTLRQSVLITLTYVVVAVLGQVIIGVSVALLMHRRLPGKGIVRALILVPMVLTPVVAALTWRLLMDPSSGTVNWLLGQIGLGANHAFLADPSTALYAVILVEVWQNTPYVVVIALAGLEALDPAPFEAASLDGAHGWRLVRHVTVPMLAPVLAIVVLLRIIDAAKTFALVQTMTRGGPGTSSMAISNYVYRTGFEVFDIGYSTALAFLTSVALILVIFPTAKRLLGLQKGGAR from the coding sequence ATGACGGCCACCACCCCACCACCGGTGCGGCCGGGGCAGTCCGCCCCGACCGCGCCCGGTGGCACCGCGTCCCGCCGCCGACGGCGGACCCCGTGGACCCTGGCGATCCCGGCGGCTGCTGTCCTAATCCCGTTCCTCGCGGTGATCCTCGCCCGCGGACTGTGGATGTCCACCCACGGCGAGCAGCTCACCCAGCCCGGGAGCGCGGACGACTTCGTCGGCCTGGAGAACTTTCTGCGCGCGTTCGGTGACCCGACCCTGCGGCAGTCGGTCCTGATCACCCTGACCTACGTGGTGGTCGCTGTGCTCGGCCAGGTGATCATCGGCGTCAGCGTGGCGCTGCTCATGCACCGGCGACTCCCCGGCAAGGGCATCGTCCGGGCACTGATCCTCGTCCCGATGGTCCTGACGCCCGTGGTCGCCGCACTCACCTGGCGCCTGCTGATGGATCCCTCCTCCGGCACCGTGAACTGGCTGCTCGGGCAGATCGGGCTCGGGGCGAACCATGCCTTCCTCGCCGACCCGTCCACCGCGCTGTACGCGGTGATCCTGGTGGAGGTCTGGCAGAACACCCCGTACGTGGTGGTGATCGCCCTGGCCGGGCTGGAGGCACTCGATCCGGCGCCCTTCGAGGCGGCCTCCCTGGACGGTGCGCACGGATGGCGGCTGGTCCGGCACGTCACCGTCCCGATGCTCGCTCCGGTGCTCGCGATCGTGGTGCTGCTGCGGATCATCGATGCTGCCAAGACCTTCGCGCTCGTGCAGACCATGACCCGGGGTGGGCCGGGCACCTCGTCCATGGCGATCAGCAACTACGTCTACCGCACAGGTTTCGAGGTGTTCGACATCGGCTACTCCACCGCGTTGGCCTTCCTCACCTCCGTGGCCCTGATCCTGGTGATCTTCCCGACGGCGAAACGCCTCCTGGGACTGCAGAAGGGGGGCGCACGATGA
- a CDS encoding GntR family transcriptional regulator gives MKKYDAIARDLSTMIDAKQAGDRIPSEQELAASYGVSAMTVRRALQILTEGGRIEGIPGRGTFVREPTVRKALTSTSFSETMRATGRVPSSRLLEASITGATEAERRELDLGGQDAVLHIRRVRYGDDVPLCVEHSRLAADRFPGLLGHDLEASLYALLRTKYHTQIRRARFEVAATLADPASAEHLSIGVDVPCLLTTTVGHDQHGDHVELTTSLYRGDVYRLTLEAGDDA, from the coding sequence ATGAAGAAGTACGACGCCATCGCGCGCGACCTGTCCACGATGATCGACGCCAAGCAGGCAGGCGATCGGATCCCCAGCGAGCAGGAGCTCGCGGCCAGCTACGGGGTCTCCGCGATGACCGTGCGGCGGGCCCTGCAGATCCTCACCGAGGGCGGACGGATCGAGGGGATCCCGGGCCGTGGGACCTTCGTGCGCGAGCCGACGGTCCGCAAGGCGCTGACCTCCACCTCGTTCAGCGAGACGATGCGGGCGACGGGCCGGGTGCCCTCGAGCCGGCTACTCGAGGCATCGATCACGGGCGCGACGGAGGCCGAGCGGCGTGAGCTCGACCTGGGCGGCCAGGATGCGGTGCTGCACATCCGCCGGGTCCGCTACGGCGACGACGTGCCCCTGTGCGTGGAGCACTCCCGGCTGGCCGCCGACCGCTTCCCCGGCCTGCTCGGCCACGACCTGGAAGCCTCGCTGTACGCACTCCTGCGCACGAAGTACCACACCCAGATCCGGCGCGCCCGGTTCGAGGTGGCCGCCACGTTGGCTGATCCCGCGAGCGCCGAGCACCTCTCGATCGGGGTCGATGTCCCCTGCCTGCTCACCACCACCGTCGGGCACGACCAGCACGGCGACCATGTGGAGCTGACCACGTCGCTGTACCGCGGGGACGTGTACCGGCTCACCCTGGAGGCCGGCGACGACGCCTGA
- a CDS encoding MFS transporter yields the protein MARVTSPNVVHTSEPHTIDSMPSLRRRRYSLFALILVVGIGLSSWVTRTPAVRDAVEASTAQMGLILFGLSVGSMAGVVSSGWFVRRWGTRPVIAVGTVCVIAGTALVGLGALWSSAPVVFAGLLVFGIGGGLGEIGLNISGAELERLIGRPVLPILHGSFSLGTVIGALVGIGLTAIDFSPAWHLLLAALIMTGLTLWALPGVVAGTGIEVSVRARSATPTAQPRPSVWRDRRLVLIGVVVLAMAFAEGSANDWLPLLMVDGHDVSATSGSLVFAGFAAAMTVGRFLGGPVVERFGRPVVLRLSAVCAIAGIAVVVFSPNAAVAGVAVVLWGLGASLGFPVAISAAGDDPDRASERVSAVATIGYLAFLVGPPLLGFVGEEVGLRLAMMIVVGFLVVAAFAAGAARPRGSELPVPTPDRSGASRGTTA from the coding sequence GTGGCACGCGTCACGTCGCCGAATGTTGTTCATACGAGTGAGCCTCATACGATCGACTCCATGCCCTCGCTGCGACGTCGTCGCTACTCCTTGTTCGCCCTCATCCTGGTCGTCGGGATCGGACTGTCCTCCTGGGTGACGCGCACGCCCGCCGTCCGGGACGCCGTCGAGGCCTCCACGGCACAGATGGGGTTGATCCTGTTCGGCCTCAGCGTGGGCTCGATGGCGGGCGTAGTCAGTTCGGGCTGGTTCGTCCGCCGGTGGGGAACGCGACCGGTCATCGCGGTCGGGACGGTGTGCGTGATCGCCGGGACGGCGCTGGTCGGCCTGGGAGCCCTCTGGTCGTCCGCGCCGGTCGTCTTCGCTGGCCTGCTGGTCTTCGGGATCGGCGGCGGACTCGGGGAGATCGGTTTAAACATCTCCGGTGCCGAGCTGGAGCGACTGATCGGCCGGCCGGTACTGCCGATCCTGCACGGCAGCTTCAGCCTGGGTACGGTGATCGGCGCACTGGTGGGCATCGGCCTGACCGCGATCGACTTCTCCCCCGCCTGGCACCTGCTCCTGGCCGCACTGATTATGACCGGCCTGACGCTCTGGGCGCTCCCAGGAGTGGTGGCCGGCACCGGGATCGAGGTCTCCGTCCGGGCCCGGTCGGCCACCCCGACGGCGCAGCCTCGCCCGAGCGTGTGGCGTGACCGTCGACTGGTGCTGATCGGGGTGGTCGTGCTCGCCATGGCGTTCGCCGAGGGTTCCGCGAACGACTGGTTGCCGCTGCTGATGGTGGACGGTCACGACGTCTCCGCCACGAGCGGTTCGCTCGTCTTCGCCGGATTCGCGGCTGCGATGACGGTGGGCCGCTTCCTGGGTGGTCCGGTGGTCGAACGGTTCGGCCGGCCCGTGGTGTTGCGGCTCAGTGCAGTGTGCGCCATCGCCGGGATCGCCGTAGTGGTGTTCTCGCCGAACGCCGCCGTGGCCGGGGTGGCGGTGGTGCTGTGGGGGCTGGGGGCGTCTCTCGGGTTCCCAGTGGCGATATCGGCGGCCGGTGACGATCCGGATCGTGCGTCCGAGCGGGTCAGCGCGGTGGCCACGATCGGCTACCTGGCCTTTCTGGTGGGCCCACCGCTGCTGGGCTTCGTGGGCGAGGAAGTCGGACTCCGGCTGGCGATGATGATTGTGGTCGGATTCCTGGTGGTCGCTGCATTCGCCGCCGGGGCGGCCCGGCCGCGTGGGAGCGAGCTGCCCGTCCCTACTCCGGACCGCTCGGGAGCGTCTCGCGGAACCACCGCGTGA
- a CDS encoding N-acetylmannosamine-6-phosphate 2-epimerase, translating to MRGGLIVSCQAYPGEPMRDPRTMTQVALSVVAGGAVAVRVEGPDDVRAVSAQVPVPVVGLWKDGTDGVFITPTLRHALAVAEAGAHVVALDGTRRPRPDGRTLAETIAGLREATEALVMADCGSVADALAAQEAGADLLSTTLSGYSGERPMRDGPDLELVAAIAGEVSVPVVAEGRIRTPEQAAVALERGAFAVCVGTAITHPASITRWFRETLPSGPE from the coding sequence ATGCGCGGCGGACTGATCGTCTCCTGCCAGGCCTATCCCGGGGAGCCGATGCGGGACCCGCGCACGATGACACAGGTGGCACTGTCCGTGGTCGCCGGCGGCGCCGTCGCGGTCCGGGTGGAAGGCCCCGACGACGTCCGTGCGGTGTCCGCTCAGGTGCCCGTCCCGGTCGTCGGGCTGTGGAAAGACGGCACCGACGGGGTGTTCATCACGCCCACCCTCCGCCACGCGCTCGCGGTAGCGGAGGCCGGGGCGCACGTGGTCGCCCTGGACGGCACCCGTCGGCCGCGTCCGGACGGGCGCACCCTGGCCGAGACGATCGCCGGGCTGCGGGAGGCCACCGAGGCGCTGGTGATGGCCGACTGTGGGTCGGTCGCCGATGCGCTGGCGGCGCAGGAGGCCGGTGCGGACCTGCTGAGCACCACGCTGTCCGGCTACAGCGGCGAACGGCCGATGCGGGACGGCCCGGACCTGGAGCTGGTGGCGGCCATCGCCGGGGAGGTGAGCGTGCCGGTGGTGGCGGAGGGGCGGATCCGTACCCCGGAGCAGGCCGCAGTGGCGCTCGAGCGTGGTGCCTTCGCGGTGTGCGTGGGTACCGCGATCACGCACCCGGCGTCCATCACGCGGTGGTTCCGCGAGACGCTCCCGAGCGGTCCGGAGTAG
- a CDS encoding ROK family protein, producing MRSVIGVDVGGTKTAAAVVGPDGRLGPVHSAPTRAAAGPEAVLEVIRSLVTDVRAEARLDGWGEPAAVGIATAGMVDTTTGVIVAANDTFPGWPGTPVQARLTEQLGIAVTVQNDVRAHAIGEAWAGAAADVRSALVVAVGTGVGGTVVIDGRAAGGAHHAGGEIGHMPSAGAGGLRCPCGRIGHLEAVACGPAIAEQFRRRDPDQHAGTPDVLRLADAGDEIAGDVVHRAGVALGQAIAGVVTVIDPHVVVLGGGVAGASTVWWDAVCETLRTELVDPLRDIPVRLSTLGGSAPLIGAARSAWGVVDRAGDRGSREDR from the coding sequence GTGAGATCGGTGATCGGTGTTGACGTCGGCGGAACGAAGACTGCTGCGGCGGTGGTCGGCCCGGACGGTCGCCTCGGACCGGTGCACAGCGCGCCGACCCGGGCGGCAGCGGGGCCGGAGGCGGTGCTCGAGGTCATCCGGTCCCTCGTCACCGACGTCCGGGCCGAGGCAAGGCTGGATGGCTGGGGCGAGCCGGCCGCCGTCGGGATCGCGACAGCGGGCATGGTCGACACCACGACCGGTGTGATCGTGGCTGCGAACGACACCTTCCCGGGCTGGCCGGGCACCCCCGTCCAGGCGAGGCTGACCGAACAGCTCGGGATCGCCGTCACCGTACAGAACGACGTGCGTGCCCACGCGATCGGAGAGGCGTGGGCCGGGGCGGCCGCAGACGTGCGCAGCGCCCTCGTGGTGGCGGTCGGCACCGGGGTGGGTGGGACCGTGGTGATCGATGGCCGGGCGGCGGGAGGCGCGCACCATGCGGGCGGCGAGATCGGGCACATGCCCTCCGCCGGCGCGGGCGGGCTCCGCTGCCCGTGCGGTCGCATCGGACATCTGGAAGCGGTGGCCTGCGGGCCGGCGATCGCCGAGCAGTTCCGGCGCCGGGACCCGGACCAGCACGCGGGGACCCCTGACGTACTCCGACTGGCCGACGCGGGGGACGAGATCGCCGGTGACGTGGTGCATCGGGCGGGCGTCGCGCTCGGGCAGGCGATCGCCGGGGTGGTCACCGTGATCGATCCGCACGTGGTGGTGCTCGGCGGCGGTGTAGCCGGCGCTTCGACGGTGTGGTGGGACGCCGTCTGCGAGACTCTGCGCACGGAACTAGTCGATCCCCTGCGGGACATCCCGGTACGGCTGTCCACGCTGGGAGGCAGCGCTCCCTTGATCGGCGCCGCCCGCTCGGCTTGGGGCGTCGTCGACAGGGCCGGGGACCGTGGCAGCAGGGAGGACCGATGA
- a CDS encoding carbohydrate ABC transporter permease, which produces MRVRSFVRVALVYLFLAWCLAPVLWLVSTSLKSDVDAFSSEPVWFFTPQWDNYLRAWTEGFMAEAMTASAVVAGLSSVIGIIAGLPLAYLVTQVLPEGAASGRRVTLTVLLLTTVPPVLGLTPLFRTFDDLGLGRGPVGITAVHAYYAVLLAFLILRSFLTAFPREIREAALVDGAGEWRTMLGCIAPNMVGAMFATLVLALIQSWNEYLYALVLTGGDSQTVPVRVSSFFTFVGTNWSTLTAAGVIGTLPIVVFAILARKHMARGLSYGGVK; this is translated from the coding sequence ATGAGGGTCCGGTCGTTCGTACGGGTCGCGCTGGTCTATCTATTCCTCGCCTGGTGCCTCGCGCCGGTGCTGTGGCTGGTGAGTACCTCGCTGAAGTCCGACGTAGACGCCTTCAGTTCCGAGCCTGTCTGGTTCTTCACGCCCCAGTGGGACAACTACCTGCGGGCCTGGACCGAAGGATTCATGGCTGAGGCGATGACAGCCAGCGCCGTCGTGGCGGGTTTGTCCAGCGTGATCGGGATCATCGCCGGTCTGCCGCTCGCGTACCTGGTCACACAGGTGCTCCCGGAGGGCGCAGCCAGTGGCCGTCGCGTCACGCTCACGGTGCTGCTGCTCACCACGGTGCCGCCGGTGCTCGGGCTCACCCCACTGTTCCGTACCTTCGACGATCTCGGTCTCGGCCGCGGACCCGTGGGCATCACCGCGGTGCACGCCTATTACGCGGTGCTGCTGGCATTCCTGATCCTGCGCTCCTTCCTCACGGCCTTCCCCCGTGAGATCCGGGAGGCTGCGCTCGTGGACGGCGCCGGTGAGTGGCGCACCATGCTCGGGTGCATCGCACCGAACATGGTCGGCGCGATGTTCGCCACGTTGGTGCTCGCGCTGATCCAGTCCTGGAACGAGTACCTCTACGCCCTGGTACTCACCGGCGGTGACTCCCAGACGGTCCCGGTCCGGGTCTCCAGCTTCTTCACGTTCGTCGGCACCAACTGGTCCACCCTGACTGCGGCCGGCGTCATCGGGACGCTGCCGATCGTCGTCTTTGCCATTCTCGCCCGCAAGCACATGGCGCGCGGGTTGTCCTACGGAGGAGTGAAATGA
- a CDS encoding pyruvate dehydrogenase yields MNVAEQLVSQLQAAGVRRIYGIVGDSLNPIVDAVRRTGGSAEGGIDWVHVRHEESAAFAAAADAQLTGELAVCAGSCGPGNLHLINGLYDANRTGAPVVAIASHIPSAQIGQGFFQETHPDRLFTECSVYSELVSTTDQAPRVVHAAISHALAKRGVAVVTLPGDVADEETSAEAPAYTPVPHGVLTPDPTSLQSLADAIDEAKNVALFVGYGAMGAHELVVDLAEKIKAPVGHSLRGKDLIQYDNPYDVGMTGLLGYGAAAAGLEGADLIVLLGTDFPYDQFLPDVPTAQVDVDAAVIGRRTAVQYPVHGDVAATLEALLPKIAAKKSHRFLDKMLDKHDRLMNKAVGAYTKDVEHMRPIHPEYAASILDQVAAEDAVVTADTGMGNVWTARYLNPNGKRRLIGSFKHGSMANAMPQALGAQLAYPDRQVIALSGDGGLSMLLGDLLTAVMYDLPITVVVFNNSSLGMVKLEMLVDKLPDHGVDVPGVDYAAIGAAMGLQTQRVEDPVELHSAFETALAHRGPSLVDVVTDPNALSIPPKITKDQVFGFATALSKIVLNGGAGEAVSMARSNLRNIPRG; encoded by the coding sequence ATGAACGTCGCCGAACAACTCGTCAGTCAGCTCCAGGCCGCAGGAGTCCGCCGGATCTACGGCATCGTCGGAGACAGCCTGAACCCCATCGTCGATGCGGTGCGCCGCACCGGAGGTTCCGCCGAAGGCGGCATCGACTGGGTCCATGTCCGTCACGAGGAATCCGCCGCGTTCGCCGCCGCGGCCGATGCCCAGCTCACCGGGGAACTCGCCGTGTGCGCGGGCTCCTGCGGGCCAGGGAACCTGCACCTCATCAACGGCCTCTACGACGCGAACCGCACCGGCGCGCCCGTGGTGGCGATCGCCAGCCACATCCCGTCCGCACAGATCGGGCAGGGCTTCTTCCAAGAGACTCACCCGGACCGCCTGTTCACCGAGTGCTCGGTCTACTCCGAGCTGGTCAGCACCACCGACCAGGCGCCCCGGGTGGTGCACGCGGCCATCTCGCACGCCCTCGCCAAGCGAGGGGTCGCCGTCGTGACACTGCCCGGTGACGTGGCGGATGAGGAGACTTCAGCAGAAGCGCCCGCGTACACGCCGGTACCGCATGGCGTCCTGACGCCGGACCCCACCTCCCTGCAGAGCCTCGCCGATGCGATCGATGAGGCGAAGAACGTGGCCCTGTTCGTCGGCTACGGCGCCATGGGGGCCCACGAGCTGGTGGTGGATCTCGCCGAGAAGATCAAGGCCCCGGTGGGGCACTCGCTCCGCGGCAAGGACCTCATCCAGTACGACAATCCCTATGACGTCGGAATGACCGGGCTGCTCGGCTACGGCGCCGCAGCCGCGGGGCTCGAAGGGGCCGACCTGATCGTGCTGCTCGGCACCGACTTCCCCTACGACCAGTTCCTCCCCGATGTGCCGACTGCGCAGGTCGATGTCGATGCCGCCGTGATCGGACGACGCACCGCCGTGCAGTACCCCGTGCACGGCGACGTGGCGGCCACCCTCGAGGCGCTGCTGCCGAAGATCGCAGCGAAGAAGAGCCACCGGTTCCTGGACAAGATGCTCGACAAGCACGATCGACTGATGAACAAGGCGGTGGGTGCCTACACCAAGGACGTCGAGCACATGCGCCCGATCCACCCCGAGTACGCCGCCTCCATCCTGGATCAGGTGGCCGCTGAGGACGCGGTCGTCACCGCGGACACCGGGATGGGGAACGTGTGGACCGCGCGCTACCTGAACCCGAACGGCAAGCGCCGCCTGATCGGATCGTTCAAGCACGGGTCGATGGCGAACGCGATGCCGCAGGCGCTCGGCGCTCAGTTGGCCTACCCCGATCGGCAGGTGATCGCGCTCTCCGGTGACGGCGGGCTGTCGATGCTGCTCGGAGACCTGCTCACCGCGGTGATGTACGACCTGCCGATCACAGTGGTGGTGTTCAACAACTCGAGCCTGGGCATGGTCAAGCTCGAGATGCTGGTGGACAAGCTGCCCGACCACGGCGTGGACGTGCCCGGGGTGGACTACGCGGCGATCGGTGCCGCGATGGGCCTACAGACGCAGCGCGTGGAGGACCCCGTGGAGTTGCACAGCGCCTTCGAGACGGCGCTCGCCCACCGCGGTCCCTCGCTGGTGGACGTAGTGACGGACCCGAACGCCCTCTCCATCCCCCCGAAGATCACCAAGGACCAGGTGTTCGGGTTCGCAACGGCGTTGAGCAAGATCGTGCTCAACGGCGGCGCTGGGGAGGCGGTGTCGATGGCGCGATCGAACCTGCGGAACATTCCGCGGGGCTGA
- a CDS encoding Gfo/Idh/MocA family protein, with amino-acid sequence MNANPDRSHVKVAVVGLGAIGQEHVDIYRAAPEAELVAVVDPRADVREEVATRTGVAAYATLADLLAEGAADAISLCTPDHLHFEDATSIIAAGVHLLLEKPITTDPAEADALTQIAEASDVVVMPGHTLRFEPRYAAARQAVADGRLGQVQHGYLRRDNKVSVADRAAGRTSVAFFLGIHDIDALQWITDQQVTEVQALATGATERTGQQAMAVLGTLRLADGAVVQIESAWNLPEDYPTDLDAAFRLVGNEAALSVHSFDAGMHVAGGGFTLPMTAGASLYGAAQGPLALELGTFLRCCLDDAVPPVTMRQAASAVKVVIALEEAVASGLTVAVAPVAAAGAGA; translated from the coding sequence ATGAACGCCAACCCCGACCGCTCGCACGTGAAGGTCGCCGTCGTGGGCCTGGGCGCCATCGGCCAGGAGCACGTCGATATCTACCGGGCAGCACCGGAGGCGGAGCTGGTGGCCGTGGTGGACCCGCGCGCCGATGTGCGCGAGGAGGTGGCGACCCGCACCGGCGTAGCAGCGTATGCGACGCTGGCCGACCTGCTCGCGGAGGGGGCCGCGGACGCGATCAGCCTGTGTACGCCCGACCACCTGCATTTCGAGGACGCGACATCGATCATCGCGGCCGGTGTGCACCTGCTGCTGGAGAAACCGATCACCACCGACCCGGCCGAAGCGGATGCGCTCACGCAGATCGCCGAGGCGAGCGACGTCGTCGTGATGCCGGGCCACACGCTCCGATTCGAGCCGCGCTACGCGGCAGCGCGCCAGGCCGTGGCGGACGGGCGGCTCGGGCAGGTCCAGCACGGGTACCTGCGCCGTGACAACAAGGTCTCGGTGGCCGACCGGGCCGCGGGCCGCACATCGGTGGCGTTCTTCCTCGGCATCCACGACATTGACGCCCTGCAGTGGATCACCGACCAGCAGGTCACCGAAGTGCAGGCGCTGGCCACGGGTGCGACCGAGCGCACCGGGCAGCAGGCGATGGCCGTGCTGGGCACGCTGCGGCTCGCCGACGGGGCCGTGGTGCAGATCGAGTCGGCCTGGAACCTGCCAGAGGACTATCCGACCGATCTGGACGCAGCCTTCCGCCTGGTCGGCAACGAGGCCGCGCTGTCTGTGCACTCCTTTGATGCCGGGATGCACGTCGCCGGCGGTGGGTTCACCCTTCCCATGACTGCGGGGGCGTCGCTGTACGGCGCTGCACAAGGGCCGTTGGCGCTCGAGCTCGGAACGTTCCTGCGGTGCTGCCTCGACGACGCCGTGCCGCCGGTCACGATGCGGCAGGCGGCGTCCGCGGTCAAGGTGGTCATCGCCCTGGAGGAGGCCGTCGCCAGCGGACTCACGGTGGCCGTGGCACCGGTCGCGGCAGCGGGTGCCGGCGCGTGA
- a CDS encoding ABC transporter substrate-binding protein has product MTLHRKRTHVGVAALAASAVLLAACGGTDGSDDAPHLTVLMEEISYTDNIREMLPEFEAATGITVDLETVPYADQASRILQEFAQGSDTYDVVFNDNVYGSGYFESGYVLDVTEYATGEDEFGTLDEFYDPYLAPMTTEDGAVYGVPVYGESTFLMYRTDLFAEHGIDGPPQTTAELEEAARTISEGTNGEVAGITMRGTAGIHALYPWAGLLRSFGGDFFDADGQIAVDSPEAVEATEYWANLLSEYGPAGVANFDWEQNRIAFTQGQAAMTIDATANGPYNEDAESSTVAGNVGYAPIPYAPGVEPGENTNNSLAVHSLYLNANSSNPEAAWSFMAWATSQEVQEGAVASVEAVGVTNEAVLNGDAYAERYGAFQEAVLDQLATGNLSYLPSGQSANTVIVETGQALSNALSGQQSAEEALAAAAESISTQLG; this is encoded by the coding sequence ATGACGTTGCACCGCAAACGCACCCACGTGGGTGTGGCCGCCCTGGCCGCATCCGCTGTCCTGCTGGCCGCCTGCGGCGGCACTGACGGTTCGGACGACGCACCGCACCTGACCGTGCTGATGGAGGAGATCTCCTACACAGACAACATCCGCGAGATGCTGCCGGAGTTCGAGGCGGCCACCGGCATCACCGTCGACCTCGAGACCGTGCCGTACGCGGACCAGGCCTCCCGCATCCTGCAGGAGTTCGCTCAGGGCTCGGACACCTACGACGTGGTCTTCAACGACAACGTCTACGGCAGCGGGTACTTCGAGTCCGGATACGTGCTCGACGTGACCGAGTACGCCACCGGCGAAGACGAGTTCGGCACCCTGGACGAGTTCTACGATCCCTACCTCGCGCCGATGACCACCGAGGACGGCGCCGTCTACGGGGTGCCCGTCTACGGCGAGAGCACCTTCCTGATGTACCGGACCGACCTCTTCGCCGAGCACGGTATCGACGGCCCGCCGCAGACCACCGCCGAGCTCGAGGAAGCCGCCCGCACGATCTCCGAGGGCACGAACGGGGAGGTCGCCGGTATCACCATGCGCGGTACCGCCGGGATCCACGCCCTCTACCCGTGGGCGGGCCTGCTGCGCAGCTTCGGCGGCGACTTCTTCGACGCCGACGGCCAGATCGCCGTGGACAGCCCGGAGGCCGTCGAGGCCACCGAGTACTGGGCGAACTTGCTCAGCGAGTACGGCCCCGCCGGTGTGGCGAACTTCGACTGGGAGCAGAACCGGATCGCGTTCACCCAGGGCCAGGCGGCGATGACCATCGACGCCACCGCCAACGGTCCCTACAACGAGGACGCCGAGTCGTCCACGGTGGCCGGGAACGTGGGCTACGCCCCCATCCCGTACGCGCCGGGCGTGGAGCCGGGGGAGAACACGAACAACTCCCTCGCGGTGCACTCGCTCTACCTGAACGCCAACAGCAGCAATCCGGAAGCTGCGTGGTCGTTCATGGCCTGGGCCACCAGTCAGGAGGTCCAGGAGGGTGCGGTCGCCTCGGTCGAGGCGGTCGGTGTGACCAATGAGGCGGTCCTGAATGGCGACGCCTATGCCGAGCGCTACGGCGCCTTCCAGGAAGCCGTCCTCGACCAGCTCGCCACCGGCAATCTCAGTTACCTGCCCTCCGGCCAGTCCGCGAACACGGTGATCGTGGAGACCGGTCAGGCGCTCTCGAACGCGCTCTCCGGGCAACAGTCCGCCGAGGAGGCGCTCGCTGCGGCGGCCGAGTCCATCTCCACCCAACTCGGCTGA